In Porites lutea chromosome 7, jaPorLute2.1, whole genome shotgun sequence, a single window of DNA contains:
- the LOC140943862 gene encoding GTP-binding protein 2-like isoform X2 produces the protein MESFIHLFETAAGSGAETSRASMPESLPPELKLVNPSPSRLEHLVTQMKWRLQEGDGEAIYEIGVEDNGMFVGLTREELDSSLNTLNVMASKLGAHTTLLRRHVVESTGSSFAREVAEVFVRRVPDDQKFIDIRLAVLGNVDAGKSTLLGVLTHDELDNGRGRARLNLFRHLHEIQSGRTSSISHEILGFNSKGEVINYSESRTAEDICEQSSKLITFIDLAGHHKYLRTTIFGLTGHSPDFAMLVIAGNAGVVGTTKEHLGLAMALKVPTLVIVNKTDICLPTMVGHTLKVLDRLLKSPGCKKVPVVVETEDDVIVAATNFISNQVTPVFTVSCVTGENLNLIKKFLNLVPPARSAMDQEKLAQELTEYQVDKIFNVPGTGPVVGGTLERGVLREGDQLLLGPLQDGSFHPVTVTSVKRNRAACRVVRAGQAATVAISGMDRNLLRRGMVLADPVQKPRPCYGFWAEVFLLFHTTSISKRFQATVYIGNVIQTAVIEEMNRDSLRTGQRAKVRFKFMKQPEYIREGARVFFREGHTKGVGQVQSVIYHNAVPGR, from the exons ATGGAATCTTTTATACATCTGTTCGAAACGGCAGCCGGATCCGGGGCCGAAACTTCCCGGGCGTCGATGCCCGAAAGTTTACCTCCCGAG CTGAAACTTGTGAATCCCTCTCCGTCTCGTCTGGAGCACCTGGTAACACAGATGAAATGGCGCCTTCAGGAAGGAGACGGGGAAGCAATATATGAGATTGGTGTTGAAGACAATGGTATGTTTGTTGGTCTTACAAGAGAAGAGCTGGATTCATCTCTTAACACACTTAATGTCATGGCATCCAAGCTCGGTGCTCATACCACCTTGCTTCGACGTCATGTAGTGGAAAGCACGGGCAGTAGCTTCGCAAGGGAAGTAGCTGAGGTCTTTGTTCGGCGAGTGCCAGATGATCAGAAG TTTATTGACATACGACTTGCGGTGTTGGGAAACGTTGATGCTGGGAAAAGTACCCTGCTGGGAGTCTTAACACATGATGAGTTAGACAATGGCCGTGGACGGGCAAGGTTGAACCTTTTTCGACACCTTCATGAGATTCAAAGTGGGAGAACGTCAAGTATTAGTCATGAAATACTGGGATTCAATAGTAAAGGAGAG GTTATAAACTACAGTGAATCGCGCACTGCAGAAGACATTTGTGAGCAGTCGTCCAAACTCATTACATTTATAGACCTTGCTGGACATCACAAATATTTAAGAACAACAATATTTGGTCTGACGGGTCATTCCCCAGATTTTGCTATGCTGGTCATTGCTGGAAACGCTGGTGTAG TTGGAACTACAAAAGAACATCTGGGTTTAGCCATGGCCCTCAAGGTTCCTACCTTAGTGATCGTAAACAAAACTGACATCTGTTTACCAACAATGGTGGGACACACCCTAAAAGTTCTTGATCGACTTTTAAAATCTCCTGGCTGTAAAAAAGTACCCGTTGTTGTTGAAACTGAAGATGATGTTATAGTTGCTGCAACAAACTTCATTTCAAATCA GGTGACACCAGTTTTTACGGTCTCTTGTGTAACTGGCGAGAATCTTAATCTCATAAAAAAGTTTCTGAATCTTGTACCTCCAGCGCGATCAGCCATGGATCAGGAGAAACTTGCACAGGAATTAACAGAGTATCAG GTTGACAAAATATTCAATGTTCCTGGTACTGGACCTGTAGTCGGTGGAACTTTAGAAAG GGGTGTGTTGCGTGAAGGTGATCAACTTCTCCTGGGTCCATTGCAGGACGGTTCCTTCCATCCAGTTACTGTGACATCTGTGAAGAGGAACCGTGCTGCCTGCCGTGTGGTGCGGGCAGGCCAGGCTGCTACTGTGGCAATCAGTGGAATGGATAGGAACTTACTCAGACGA GGTATGGTTCTCGCAGACCCTGTTCAGAAGCCACGCCCATGCTATGGATTTTGGGCTGAGGTGTTTCTACTATTCCACACCACTTCGATAAGCAAACGTTTTCAAGCCACTGTCTATATTGGAAACGTTATTCAAACAGCAGTCATTGAGGAGATGAACAGG GACTCTCTGAGGACTGGTCAACGAGCAAAGGTTCGTTTCAAGTTCATGAAGCAGCCGGAGTACATTCGTGAAGGAGCGAGGGTCTTCTTCAGAGAAGGCCACACTAAGGGTGTTGGACAAGTGCAAAGTGTGATTTACCATAACGCAGTCCCTGGTAGATAG
- the LOC140943862 gene encoding GTP-binding protein 2-like isoform X1, translating into MESFIHLFETAAGSGAETSRASMPESLPPEVEEGNVEYKLKLVNPSPSRLEHLVTQMKWRLQEGDGEAIYEIGVEDNGMFVGLTREELDSSLNTLNVMASKLGAHTTLLRRHVVESTGSSFAREVAEVFVRRVPDDQKFIDIRLAVLGNVDAGKSTLLGVLTHDELDNGRGRARLNLFRHLHEIQSGRTSSISHEILGFNSKGEVINYSESRTAEDICEQSSKLITFIDLAGHHKYLRTTIFGLTGHSPDFAMLVIAGNAGVVGTTKEHLGLAMALKVPTLVIVNKTDICLPTMVGHTLKVLDRLLKSPGCKKVPVVVETEDDVIVAATNFISNQVTPVFTVSCVTGENLNLIKKFLNLVPPARSAMDQEKLAQELTEYQVDKIFNVPGTGPVVGGTLERGVLREGDQLLLGPLQDGSFHPVTVTSVKRNRAACRVVRAGQAATVAISGMDRNLLRRGMVLADPVQKPRPCYGFWAEVFLLFHTTSISKRFQATVYIGNVIQTAVIEEMNRDSLRTGQRAKVRFKFMKQPEYIREGARVFFREGHTKGVGQVQSVIYHNAVPGR; encoded by the exons ATGGAATCTTTTATACATCTGTTCGAAACGGCAGCCGGATCCGGGGCCGAAACTTCCCGGGCGTCGATGCCCGAAAGTTTACCTCCCGAG GTTGAAGAAGGAAATGTGGAATACAAG CTGAAACTTGTGAATCCCTCTCCGTCTCGTCTGGAGCACCTGGTAACACAGATGAAATGGCGCCTTCAGGAAGGAGACGGGGAAGCAATATATGAGATTGGTGTTGAAGACAATGGTATGTTTGTTGGTCTTACAAGAGAAGAGCTGGATTCATCTCTTAACACACTTAATGTCATGGCATCCAAGCTCGGTGCTCATACCACCTTGCTTCGACGTCATGTAGTGGAAAGCACGGGCAGTAGCTTCGCAAGGGAAGTAGCTGAGGTCTTTGTTCGGCGAGTGCCAGATGATCAGAAG TTTATTGACATACGACTTGCGGTGTTGGGAAACGTTGATGCTGGGAAAAGTACCCTGCTGGGAGTCTTAACACATGATGAGTTAGACAATGGCCGTGGACGGGCAAGGTTGAACCTTTTTCGACACCTTCATGAGATTCAAAGTGGGAGAACGTCAAGTATTAGTCATGAAATACTGGGATTCAATAGTAAAGGAGAG GTTATAAACTACAGTGAATCGCGCACTGCAGAAGACATTTGTGAGCAGTCGTCCAAACTCATTACATTTATAGACCTTGCTGGACATCACAAATATTTAAGAACAACAATATTTGGTCTGACGGGTCATTCCCCAGATTTTGCTATGCTGGTCATTGCTGGAAACGCTGGTGTAG TTGGAACTACAAAAGAACATCTGGGTTTAGCCATGGCCCTCAAGGTTCCTACCTTAGTGATCGTAAACAAAACTGACATCTGTTTACCAACAATGGTGGGACACACCCTAAAAGTTCTTGATCGACTTTTAAAATCTCCTGGCTGTAAAAAAGTACCCGTTGTTGTTGAAACTGAAGATGATGTTATAGTTGCTGCAACAAACTTCATTTCAAATCA GGTGACACCAGTTTTTACGGTCTCTTGTGTAACTGGCGAGAATCTTAATCTCATAAAAAAGTTTCTGAATCTTGTACCTCCAGCGCGATCAGCCATGGATCAGGAGAAACTTGCACAGGAATTAACAGAGTATCAG GTTGACAAAATATTCAATGTTCCTGGTACTGGACCTGTAGTCGGTGGAACTTTAGAAAG GGGTGTGTTGCGTGAAGGTGATCAACTTCTCCTGGGTCCATTGCAGGACGGTTCCTTCCATCCAGTTACTGTGACATCTGTGAAGAGGAACCGTGCTGCCTGCCGTGTGGTGCGGGCAGGCCAGGCTGCTACTGTGGCAATCAGTGGAATGGATAGGAACTTACTCAGACGA GGTATGGTTCTCGCAGACCCTGTTCAGAAGCCACGCCCATGCTATGGATTTTGGGCTGAGGTGTTTCTACTATTCCACACCACTTCGATAAGCAAACGTTTTCAAGCCACTGTCTATATTGGAAACGTTATTCAAACAGCAGTCATTGAGGAGATGAACAGG GACTCTCTGAGGACTGGTCAACGAGCAAAGGTTCGTTTCAAGTTCATGAAGCAGCCGGAGTACATTCGTGAAGGAGCGAGGGTCTTCTTCAGAGAAGGCCACACTAAGGGTGTTGGACAAGTGCAAAGTGTGATTTACCATAACGCAGTCCCTGGTAGATAG
- the LOC140942537 gene encoding uncharacterized protein → MSDSGVEQEIRSDATVDPKKKGKPRKGRPRKALVQASDIPTTQQLMLPTAVQAPSQTVPQGAQTVVQPLQTLYQPLQTVLHPQQTILSPPQPMPQPPQTVPQPPHALQPQQAPQVLLQPPQTVLQPPAAILQPPQAVLQHPSVLIPQPPKPGLSENNPPPSSFVQFSTFPNTFSSPVLNSALQTPLQQAVPTSISNTNSQTSTMSLLNALHDEKLGLLLPVIVRMEHKMDQLMAMMGQMGSQLNSIIMGNQSNVSLTGRHANTGIIGSQSNAPVMGNQSNAATVGKQSNAVVMGKQSNAEVVRNQSNLAITGSQSDGTTTGNQPNTAMVGSQSNATVAGTQNSTALNINDPVNSHLGSNNNVDLTPSNARQANSVTIEAQAIYTTDRPQSNVPSNETSSVLNESPTHIQTRSQRNKDKTGSSNLPAFYMSKEYLTALKTKSTSAKNFAVRLMRELFTKVELEGKNISGSRGKDQVDPERVKTIKELVFKMYNTLPEDMDLEWRNCRKAMDSFLRSKKHRELGEQRAQQNAELLNSLSMGTLNSEQTDE, encoded by the exons ATGTCGGATTCAGGCGTCGAGCAAGAAATCAGATCTGACGCAACG GTTGATCctaagaagaaaggaaaaccgaGGAAAGGGAGGCCAAGGAAAGCACTCGTACAG gCAAGTGACATACCTACCACTCAGCAGTTAATGCTCCCCACAGCTGTACAAGCACCTTCACAGACAGTACCTCAAGGTGCACAGACGGTGGTGCAACCTTTACAAACCTTGTACCAGCCTCTTCAAACAGTGCTTCATCCTCAGCAAACAATTCTTTCTCCTCCACAACCAATGCCCCAGCCACCACAAACTGTACCCCAGCCCCCGCATGCACTTCAGCCACAGCAGGCTCCACAGGTGCTACTGCAGCCACCTCAAACAGTTCTTCAGCCTCCCGCAGCTATACTTCAGCCTCCACAGGCAGTACTTCAGCACCCATCGGTACTCATCCCTCAACCACCCAAGCCTGGTTTAAGTGAGAACAACCCGCCACCTTCTTCATTTGTCCAATTTTCTACATTTCCAAACACCTTTTCATCTCCAGTGTTGAACAGTGCCCTACAAACACCCCTTCAGCAGGCTGTTCCGACTTCCATATCAAATACTAATTCCCAGACATCCACCATGAGCTTGCTTAATGCTCTGCATGATGAAAAATTAGGTTTGCTCTTGCCTGTAATTGTGAGAATGGAACACAAAATGGATCAACTCATGGCTATGATGGGTCAAATGGGAAGCCAACTAAATTCCATTATCATGGGAAACCAATCAAATGTTTCGTTGACTGGACGACATGCAAATACGGGGATTATAGGAAGCCAATCAAATGCTCCAGTCATGGGAAACCAGTCAAATGCCGCTACTGTAGGAAAACAATCAAATGCGGTAGTGATGGGAAAACAATCAAATGCTGAAGTGGTGAGGAACCAATCAAATCTCGCCATAACAGGGAGCCAATCAGATGGGACTACAACCGGGAACCAACCAAATACTGCTATGGTTGGTAGCCAATCAAATGCCACAGTGGCGGGAACTCAAAATAGTACTGCATTGAATATTAATGACCCAGTGAACAGTCATTTAGGGTCAAATAATAATGTGGACCTGACTCCATCAAATGCACGACAGGCTAACTCCGTAACTATCGAGGCGCAGGCAATTTACACGACGGACAGACCTCAATCAAATGTTCCTAGCAACGAAACATCGAGCGTCTTAAATGAATCGCCTACCCACATACAGACCAGAAGTCAAcgaaacaaagacaaaacggGTAGTTCAAATTTACCAGCCTTTTACATGTCAAAGGAATATCTCAcggctttgaaaacaaaatccaCCTCCGCTAAGAATTTCGCCGTGCGGCTAATGCGAGAGCTGTTTACGAAGGTGGAACTTGAGGGAAAGAATATTTCAGGATCCCGAGGGAAAGATCAAGTAGATCCCGAAAGAGTAAAAACGATTAAAGAACTTGTCTTTAAGATGTACAACACGTTACCCGAGGACATGGATTTAGAATGGAGAAACTGTCGGAAAGCTATGGACTCGTTTTTGCGCTCCAAGAAGCATAGAGAACTTGGAGAACAGCGCGCGCAACAAAATGCTGAATTGTTGAACTCGTTGTCGATGGGTACTCTTAACAGCGAGCAGACTGACGAGTAA
- the LOC140942942 gene encoding uncharacterized protein: protein MANSGDDQELQNETTESPGRRKGRGLKRNITKSATQPKNAKKAKPLSTTSNELSAQQMPLQTASHQPLQALIQPTLPVLQYPHSVLQPPQTGLQPSQAVPQSQPVQVVAHPGDGSTPIPTFVQYTMPPNIFTSPVINSTNQPLVQSAVPTSLSVLNALNDDKLGIILPVLVRMEHKIDQLMAMMGANNQATGNNLNAAVSSGGQNNVSGQLNNASSTSQSNAAKTQTSSSSTGANIQANARATVARLFDTQGEGEEESEQTATDKGVNESVAIRGMTSRQRIQLEMAKITEKTLPEDLNFPLSRDDLIALQAKSTSTMNFAVRLLREMFTREELLGRNLSGVRGKERVDPARVEIIKEIVFKIYRTSPSDRELLWRYCRKAMDSFLRKMQRPVEVVKDQYDSPSFLVTDKTLSGPSNVTPEPEENEETSP from the exons ATGGCAAATTCAGGAGATGATCAGGAGTTACAGAACGAAACAACG GAGTCACCAGGTAGAAGAAAGGGAAGAGGactaaaaagaaatataacgaAATCGGCCACACAG CCTAAGAATGCAAAGAAGGCAAAACCATTG AGCACTACGAGTAATGAACTTTCAGCCCAGCAGATGCCCCTACAGACAGCATCTCATCAACCATTGCAAGCATTAATACAGCCTACCTTACCAGTTCTGCAGTATCCCCATTCAGTGCTGCAACCTCCCCAGACTGGGTTGCAGCCCTCTCAAGCAGTACCCCAATCTCAGCCTGTTCAAGTTGTTGCCCATCCCGGTGACGGCAGCACTCCAATCCCAACATTTGTCCAATATACCATGCCTCCAAATATCTTTACTTCACCAGTGATTAACTCTACAAATCAGCCTCTTGTTCAGTCAGCTGTTCCAACATCTTTGTCAGTGCTAAATGCCCTTAATGATGACAAACTAGGGATTATCTTACCTGTATTGGTCAGGATGGAACACAAAATTGATCAGCTTATGGCAATGATGGGGGCCAACAATCAGGCAACTGGAAATAACTTAAATGCTGCCGTGTCATCTGGAGGACAGAATAATGTAAGTGGACAGCTTAATAATGCATCAAGTACATCTCAGTCTAATGCTGCTAAAACCCAGACAAGCAGTTCATCTACAGGAGCTAATATCCAAGCAAATGCAAGGGCAACAGTGGCACGGCTGTTTGATACCCAAGGAGAAGGTGAGGAAGAATCTGAACAGACTGCCACAGATAAAGGAGTTAATGAATCAGTAGCAATTCGTGGAATGACTTCGCGACAGCGCATCCAACTTGAAATGGCCAAGATAACAGAAAAGACCTTGCCTGAAGATTTAAACTTTCCCTTATCACGTGATGACCTCATTGCCTTGCAAGCAAAATCTACTTCGACAATGAACTTTGCTGTGCGACTGTTACGTGAAATGTTCACACGAGAAGAACTTCTGGGCAGAAATCTTTCAGGTGTGCGTGGGAAAGAGAGAGTTGATCCTGCCAGAGTAGAAATCATCAAGGAAATTGTGTTTAAAATTTATCGCACATCACCTTCAGATAGGGAACTATTGTGGAGATACTGCCGTAAAGCAATGGATtcctttttgagaaaaatgcaaCGGCCAGTTGAAGTTGTAAAGGATCAGTATGATTCTCCTTCCTTTTTAGTAACAGATAAAACCTTGAGTGGGCCATCTAATGTAACTCCTGAACCTGAGGAAAATGAAGAGACATCACCCTGA
- the LOC140942756 gene encoding uncharacterized protein, producing the protein MMSQNQGYIIEGRIPSIVRLYVGGKHFTTSLQTLATDPNSMLAAMFSSRHEVQTTEDGSFFIDRDGTYFRFILNYLRSGELILPEGATFLAELEAEARFYQVQGLLDELKTIKTLKVLEESVVLTDRYFRNVLIDWIPKEFVLAGEWRLLFRASRDGFTASAFHSTCDNKGPTITVVKSGASIFGGFTENAWTGGGEWVSCRHAFLFSFVNPSGLGPTKLSLITGKEGHGIYCHSSYGPVFRRTFAFGFGFGPEHELCISDNANTNSSSSSLGNTYQLPPGQQSTFITGAQTFTVTDYEVFGLRQ; encoded by the exons ATGATGTCGCAAAATCAGGGTTATATTATCGAGGGCCGTATTCCTTCGATTGTGAGACTATATGTCGGAGGTAAACACTTTACCACAAGCCTGCAAACGCTAGCAACAGATCCCAACTCCATGTTAGCAGCCATGTTTTCTAGCAGGCATGAAGTACAGACTACTGAAGACGGTTCCTTCTTTATCGACCGAGACGGAACTTACTTCCGCTTTATATTAAATTATCTTCGTAGCGGAGAACTAATCTTGCCAGAGGGTGCTACGTTCCTCGCGGAGCTTGAAGCAGAAGCTAGGTTTTACCAAGTGCAAGGGCTACTGGATGAGTtgaagactataaaaacattgAAAGTGTTGGAGGAATCCGTGGTTTTGACAGACAGATATTTTCGAAATGTCTTGATAGACTGGATACCTAAGGAGTTTGTACTCGCAGGCGAATGGCGTCTGTTGTTCCGCGCTTCTCGAGATGGTTTCACTGCTTCAGCGTTTCATTCGACATGCGACAACAAAGGACCTACAATCACTGTTGTAAAAAGTGGTGCAAGCATTTTTGGAGGCTTCACTGAGAACGCTTGGACAG GTGGTGGTGAATGGGTGTCATGTCGCCATGCCTTCCTGTTCAGCTTTGTAAACCCAAGTGGCCTGGGACCGACCAAACTGTCGCTCATCACTGGGAAGGAAGGACATGGCATCTATTGTCATAGCAGTTATGGACCAGTGTTTCGCAGGACTTTTGCGTTTGGTTTTGGGTTTGGTCCTGAGCATGAGCTATGTATATCAGATAATGCAAACACAAATTCTAGTAGCAGCTCTCTCGGCAACACTTATCAGCTCCCACCAGGACAACAGAGTACGTTCATCACAGGTGCCCAAACTTTCACTGTCACAGATTACGAGGTGTTTGGACTCCGCCAGTGA